From Rubrivirga sp. SAORIC476, a single genomic window includes:
- a CDS encoding glycosyltransferase family 2 protein, which produces MTEILFWAAAAVLFYTYVGYGLLAALLVRLRGDRPAPAPFAEADLPAITVVVAAYNEAAWIEEKVRTTLALDYPADKLRLLVVADGSTDDTAEIARQAGAEVLFEPARNGKVAAMNRAMAHVTTPLVAFTDANARLAPDALQHLVAPFAEAEVGAVAGEKRVDTSASGTAGEGLYWRYESALKRLDHRLGSVVGAAGELFALRTELVEPLEPDTLLDDFVLSLRVAQAGYRVAYAPEAAAIEGPSATLEDEWTRKVRICAGGWQSMVRLRGLLNPVRHGLLTWQYISHRVLRWTLAPVLLPLALVLNVVLAVGSPLYGVLLGLQLAFYAVAASGWVLRDADVAVPGFRLPLYVVFMHAAVFPGLVRVLRGRQSVNWARAARAA; this is translated from the coding sequence ATGACCGAGATCCTGTTCTGGGCCGCCGCGGCCGTCCTGTTCTACACCTACGTCGGCTACGGGCTGCTGGCGGCGCTGCTCGTCCGGCTCCGAGGCGACCGCCCGGCACCCGCGCCGTTCGCCGAGGCCGACCTGCCCGCCATTACGGTCGTCGTGGCCGCCTACAACGAGGCGGCGTGGATCGAGGAGAAGGTGCGGACGACGCTCGCGCTGGACTACCCGGCCGACAAGCTCCGCCTCCTCGTTGTCGCCGACGGGTCGACCGATGACACGGCCGAAATCGCCCGCCAGGCCGGTGCCGAGGTGCTGTTCGAGCCCGCGCGGAACGGCAAGGTGGCCGCCATGAACCGGGCGATGGCGCACGTCACGACCCCGCTCGTCGCCTTCACCGACGCCAACGCCCGGCTCGCGCCCGACGCCCTGCAGCATCTCGTCGCCCCGTTCGCGGAGGCCGAAGTGGGTGCGGTGGCCGGCGAGAAGCGCGTCGACACGTCGGCCTCGGGGACGGCGGGGGAGGGGCTGTACTGGCGCTACGAGTCGGCGCTGAAGCGGCTCGACCACCGGCTGGGCTCGGTCGTCGGCGCCGCCGGCGAGCTGTTCGCGCTGCGCACCGAACTGGTCGAGCCGCTCGAACCGGACACGCTGCTGGACGACTTCGTGCTGTCGCTCCGCGTCGCCCAGGCGGGGTACCGCGTCGCCTACGCGCCCGAGGCCGCGGCCATCGAGGGACCGTCGGCGACGCTGGAGGACGAGTGGACGCGCAAGGTGCGCATCTGCGCGGGCGGCTGGCAGTCGATGGTCCGTCTGCGCGGGTTGCTCAACCCGGTCCGCCACGGCCTGCTGACGTGGCAGTACATCTCGCACCGCGTCCTGCGGTGGACGCTCGCGCCCGTCCTGCTGCCGCTGGCCTTGGTGCTCAACGTCGTGCTCGCGGTCGGCTCGCCGCTCTACGGCGTCCTGCTAGGGCTGCAACTCGCCTTCTACGCGGTCGCCGCGTCCGGGTGGGTCCTGCGCGACGCCGATGTGGCCGTGCCCGGCTTCCGGCTGCCGCTCTACGTCGTGTTCATGCACGCCGCCGTCTTCCCCGGTCTCGTGCGCGTGCTGCGGGGCCGCCAGTCGGTCAACTGGGCGCGGGCGGCGCGGGCGGCGTAG
- a CDS encoding DapH/DapD/GlmU-related protein produces the protein MDVTLDRTLTLPTSAPRRRDLGRLVRGGLRWLNAQVRLRRCRLGRRVTVWGNPHVTATGEIALGDRVTVHSFLSRVQLSAGPGARLTVGDDTYINNGSVLSARRSVTVGARCQVATGVILMDADFHAVGDLDAPGKAAPIVIEDDVWLATRAVVLKGVTVGRGAVVAAGAVVTKDVPPYTLVAGVPARPIRSLR, from the coding sequence ATGGATGTCACCCTCGATCGCACCCTGACCCTGCCCACCTCGGCCCCGAGGCGGAGGGACCTGGGCCGCCTGGTACGGGGCGGACTCCGGTGGCTGAACGCCCAGGTCCGCCTGCGGCGCTGCCGGTTGGGTCGCAGGGTGACCGTGTGGGGCAACCCGCACGTGACGGCGACCGGTGAGATCGCGCTGGGCGACCGCGTGACGGTCCACTCGTTCCTGTCGCGCGTGCAACTCTCGGCCGGTCCCGGCGCCCGGCTGACGGTCGGCGACGACACCTACATCAACAACGGGTCGGTGCTCTCGGCGCGGCGGTCGGTGACGGTCGGCGCGCGGTGCCAGGTCGCGACCGGCGTGATCCTGATGGACGCCGACTTCCACGCCGTCGGCGACCTGGACGCGCCGGGCAAGGCTGCGCCCATCGTGATCGAGGACGACGTATGGCTCGCTACGCGCGCCGTCGTGCTGAAGGGCGTGACGGTCGGCCGCGGCGCGGTCGTGGCGGCCGGCGCCGTGGTGACGAAGGACGTGCCGCCCTACACCCTGGTCGCGGGCGTCCCCGCGCGCCCCATCCGCTCCCTCCGATGA
- a CDS encoding NAD(P)-dependent oxidoreductase: MTAPVSLVTGVAGFIGSHVADELLAMGHTVVGLDDLSGGYAHNVPVGVDFHQGSIADPVLVSRLFEQYRFDYVYHLAAYAAEGLSPFIRRFNYTNNLLGTATLVNAAVNVGTVKCFVFTSSMAVYGSNQVPMREDMTPMPEDPYGVAKFAAEMDVRQAKEMFGMDFVIFRPHNVYGERQNLGDRYRNVIGIFLNKMLEGEPMTVYGDGLQTRAFSYITDVAPIIAHSVERPEVYGQTVNVGADQPYTILEMAEAVSRAMGKTPDIIHLEARKEVKHAWTDHAVLNRYFGDLRQGVTLEEGLDKMVRWARSAGPFQRSLFEGIEISRGLYSFWQDAIRTPEADALTAGAPAPDRAPVPTPRPRPIVAA, encoded by the coding sequence ATGACCGCTCCCGTTTCCCTCGTCACCGGCGTCGCCGGCTTCATCGGGTCCCACGTCGCCGACGAACTGCTCGCGATGGGCCACACCGTCGTCGGCCTCGACGACCTCTCGGGCGGCTACGCCCACAACGTGCCGGTGGGCGTCGACTTCCATCAGGGCTCCATCGCCGATCCGGTGCTCGTGTCGCGCCTGTTCGAGCAGTACCGGTTCGACTACGTGTATCACCTCGCGGCCTACGCCGCCGAGGGCCTGAGCCCATTCATCCGCCGGTTCAACTACACCAACAACCTGCTCGGCACGGCCACGCTGGTCAACGCGGCCGTCAACGTCGGCACGGTGAAATGCTTCGTGTTCACGTCGTCGATGGCCGTCTACGGGTCCAACCAGGTGCCCATGCGCGAGGACATGACGCCGATGCCCGAGGACCCGTATGGGGTCGCCAAGTTCGCGGCCGAGATGGACGTGAGGCAGGCCAAGGAGATGTTCGGGATGGACTTCGTCATCTTCCGCCCGCACAACGTCTACGGCGAGCGCCAGAACCTGGGCGACCGCTACCGGAACGTGATCGGCATCTTCCTCAACAAGATGCTGGAGGGCGAGCCGATGACCGTCTACGGCGACGGCCTCCAGACGCGCGCGTTCAGCTACATCACCGACGTCGCGCCGATCATCGCGCACAGCGTCGAGCGGCCGGAGGTCTACGGCCAGACGGTCAACGTCGGCGCGGACCAGCCCTACACGATCCTGGAGATGGCCGAGGCGGTGTCGCGGGCCATGGGCAAGACACCCGACATCATCCACCTGGAGGCGCGCAAGGAGGTCAAGCACGCCTGGACCGACCACGCCGTGCTGAACCGCTACTTCGGCGACCTGCGCCAGGGCGTGACGCTGGAGGAGGGCCTGGACAAGATGGTCCGCTGGGCGCGCTCGGCGGGTCCGTTCCAGCGGAGCCTGTTCGAGGGCATCGAGATCAGCCGGGGGCTCTACTCCTTCTGGCAGGACGCCATCCGTACGCCCGAGGCCGACGCGCTGACGGCCGGCGCGCCCGCGCCCGACCGCGCGCCCGTGCCGACGCCCCGTCCGCGACCGATCGTCGCCGCCTAG
- a CDS encoding GbsR/MarR family transcriptional regulator, producing the protein MPTPLTPAQHDLVTEFGSIYEQYGFQRLKGLIVGLLLVQPEPLSLDDMAEMLARSKGPISTAVRDLSSTGLLRKVDGPNRRRDYYAAHPDLFLNNFKHNMAIVRKNRRTAEQFLEEMGGDEQHAEAVRNLEQMRAFYTLMESFYEDFAERWEAEPARLDGRA; encoded by the coding sequence ATGCCCACCCCCCTCACCCCCGCCCAGCACGACCTCGTCACCGAGTTCGGGTCGATCTACGAGCAGTACGGGTTCCAGCGCCTCAAGGGCCTCATCGTGGGGCTGCTGTTGGTCCAGCCGGAGCCCCTCTCGCTCGACGACATGGCCGAGATGCTCGCCCGCAGCAAAGGCCCCATCTCGACGGCCGTCCGGGACCTCTCCTCGACGGGCCTCCTCCGCAAGGTGGACGGACCCAACCGCCGACGCGACTACTACGCCGCCCACCCGGATCTCTTCCTGAACAACTTCAAGCACAACATGGCGATCGTCCGGAAAAACCGCCGGACCGCCGAGCAGTTCTTGGAGGAGATGGGTGGAGACGAGCAGCACGCCGAGGCCGTCCGCAACCTGGAGCAGATGCGGGCCTTCTACACGCTCATGGAGTCCTTCTACGAGGACTTCGCCGAGCGCTGGGAGGCCGAGCCCGCACGCCTCGACGGCCGCGCCTAG
- a CDS encoding TonB-dependent receptor — protein sequence MYRLFASLLLAIGLASGVLAQDARFEGRVTTDGGAPLVGATVLIDGSVYGDATDADGRYAFSAPAGTYTLGASFIGYQAERREVTAARGQTVVEDFVLAEAAAQAGEVIVTGASRTAERLTDSPATVSVLSGADLQAFPGVSYEQALATVKGVDFVRSGVTGIGINARGFNSAFNTKMLLLTDGRRQMLPGAGLPFAAMNPVIKEDIERVEVILGPSSALYGANAHNGIVNVVTRDPRNSQGLTVVASGGAGGAESSVYSARGRYAQAFLDNRFAFKATGEFTRGEDYAFVDTVYTSVPSPTAEEPDFGVEHLRGTAELFASPMADTDVVLSYAGSQNSYLGPTNLGRNQVEDWTLHQLQLRAVHPRVFAQVYQTWSNSGETYALQNYAAFSRAGLSPDAAFAAARFIDKSRRTNAEIQGNVEVQGFRFIAGANYELETAVSEGTYLSDTTGVGGLEFEQYGLSAQAERGFGPVRVVAAGRYDWQTNYGSQFSPKLGLVLTPNAASSVRLTYGQAYVAPTVLQQEIYIPSGAVGTIPIVIRGNGRGFDTINADGSPGAGVAALSPEVVRTVEAGYRGLFGQRLFVDVNAYRSTSENFISPLTTVPDLVTAIGDQPLSGPEIVLTYQNFGEVTNYGADLSVSYVVSDQITATAVYSTFSADIDEDSFDLNGDGTVSPNEISLNTPGHKGALTLTARDLGMAGLTGALTVRGVSEYSFVSGRHFASTEQEGQRVILTTPGGNVPFNYNYGPLGGFVTTDLSLGYQFSDALSLGASVTNLFGVEQREFVAAAPTPRFFTLTLRTDVPAFGR from the coding sequence ATGTACCGTTTGTTCGCGAGCCTCCTCCTCGCCATCGGCCTCGCCTCTGGCGTGCTTGCCCAGGACGCCCGCTTCGAAGGCCGCGTCACCACCGACGGCGGCGCCCCCCTCGTCGGCGCCACCGTCCTCATCGACGGCAGCGTCTACGGCGACGCGACCGACGCCGACGGCCGCTACGCCTTCTCTGCCCCGGCTGGGACGTACACCCTGGGGGCGTCGTTCATCGGGTACCAGGCCGAGCGACGCGAGGTCACCGCCGCACGGGGCCAGACCGTCGTCGAGGACTTCGTCCTCGCAGAGGCCGCGGCCCAGGCGGGCGAGGTCATCGTGACGGGCGCGAGCCGGACCGCGGAGCGGCTGACCGACAGCCCCGCGACGGTCTCGGTCCTCTCCGGCGCCGACCTCCAGGCCTTCCCTGGCGTCTCGTACGAGCAGGCGCTCGCGACCGTCAAGGGCGTCGACTTCGTCCGCTCCGGCGTGACGGGCATCGGGATCAACGCGCGCGGCTTCAACAGCGCGTTCAACACCAAGATGCTGCTCCTCACCGACGGGCGCCGCCAGATGCTGCCCGGCGCGGGCCTGCCCTTCGCGGCCATGAACCCGGTCATCAAGGAGGACATTGAGCGCGTCGAGGTCATCCTCGGGCCCAGTTCGGCGCTCTACGGCGCCAACGCGCACAACGGCATCGTCAACGTGGTCACGCGCGACCCACGCAACAGCCAGGGCCTGACGGTGGTGGCGTCGGGCGGGGCCGGCGGCGCCGAGAGCTCGGTGTACTCCGCGAGGGGCCGCTACGCGCAGGCGTTCCTGGACAACCGCTTCGCGTTCAAGGCGACCGGCGAGTTCACCCGGGGCGAGGACTACGCGTTCGTCGACACGGTCTACACCAGCGTGCCCAGCCCGACGGCCGAGGAGCCCGACTTCGGCGTGGAGCACCTCCGCGGCACCGCCGAGCTGTTCGCCAGCCCGATGGCCGACACCGACGTGGTGCTCTCCTACGCGGGCAGCCAGAACAGCTACCTCGGGCCCACCAACCTGGGCCGCAACCAGGTCGAGGACTGGACGCTCCACCAACTCCAGCTGCGCGCCGTCCACCCGCGCGTGTTCGCCCAGGTCTACCAGACGTGGAGCAACTCGGGCGAGACGTACGCGCTCCAGAACTACGCCGCCTTCTCGCGCGCCGGGCTCTCGCCCGACGCTGCGTTCGCGGCGGCCCGCTTCATCGACAAGAGCCGCCGGACGAACGCCGAGATCCAGGGCAACGTGGAGGTCCAGGGCTTCCGCTTCATCGCGGGTGCCAACTACGAGCTGGAGACGGCCGTCTCGGAGGGTACCTACCTCTCCGACACCACGGGCGTCGGCGGCCTTGAGTTCGAGCAGTACGGCCTGAGCGCCCAGGCCGAGCGCGGCTTCGGGCCGGTCCGCGTCGTCGCCGCGGGGCGCTACGACTGGCAGACCAACTACGGCAGCCAGTTCTCGCCCAAGCTCGGCCTCGTGCTGACGCCCAACGCCGCCAGCAGCGTCCGCCTGACTTACGGGCAGGCCTACGTCGCGCCGACGGTGCTCCAGCAGGAGATCTACATCCCGTCCGGCGCGGTCGGCACCATCCCGATCGTGATCCGCGGCAACGGGCGTGGGTTCGACACCATCAACGCCGACGGGTCGCCGGGTGCCGGCGTCGCAGCACTGTCTCCGGAGGTCGTCCGCACCGTCGAGGCGGGCTACCGCGGGCTGTTCGGCCAGCGCCTGTTCGTTGACGTCAACGCGTACCGCTCCACCTCGGAGAACTTCATCTCGCCCCTGACGACGGTGCCGGACCTGGTGACGGCCATCGGCGACCAGCCGCTGAGCGGGCCCGAGATCGTCCTCACCTACCAGAACTTCGGCGAGGTCACCAACTACGGCGCCGACCTCTCGGTGTCCTACGTCGTCTCCGACCAGATCACGGCGACGGCGGTCTACTCCACGTTCTCGGCCGACATCGACGAGGACAGCTTCGACCTCAACGGCGACGGCACGGTCTCGCCGAACGAGATCTCGCTCAACACGCCGGGCCACAAGGGCGCGCTCACGCTCACCGCCCGCGACCTCGGGATGGCCGGCCTCACGGGCGCGCTCACGGTCCGCGGCGTCTCCGAGTACTCGTTCGTCTCGGGCCGGCACTTCGCCAGCACCGAGCAGGAGGGCCAGCGCGTGATCCTGACCACGCCGGGCGGCAACGTGCCGTTCAACTACAACTACGGCCCGCTGGGCGGCTTCGTCACGACGGACCTGAGCCTCGGCTACCAGTTCTCGGACGCGCTCTCGCTGGGCGCGTCGGTGACCAACCTGTTCGGCGTCGAGCAGCGCGAGTTCGTCGCCGCGGCCCCCACGCCGCGCTTCTTCACCCTGACGCTCCGCACCGACGTGCCCGCGTTCGGACGCTAG
- a CDS encoding beta-ketoacyl-ACP reductase translates to MMLDNKVAVITGGAQGIGRATCERFVRDGASVVIADVADEAGAKLAEALGDKAVFVHTDVTDADSASGAMQAAIDHFGGLDIVVNNAGITRDATLKKMTGDQFDAVINVNLKGVYLCTQAAVPHLEARGGGAILNAASVVAHNGNFGQTNYVATKAGVIGMTKTWARELGRKGIRVNAVAPGFIATEMVLTVPEKVLDGLRGKTPLGTLGQPDDIAAAYAFLASDDAAFITGTCLNVDGGLVL, encoded by the coding sequence ATCATGCTAGACAACAAAGTGGCCGTCATCACGGGCGGCGCGCAGGGCATCGGCCGCGCCACGTGCGAGCGGTTCGTCCGCGACGGCGCCTCCGTCGTCATCGCCGACGTGGCCGACGAGGCAGGCGCCAAACTGGCCGAGGCCCTCGGCGACAAGGCCGTGTTCGTCCACACCGACGTGACCGACGCCGACAGCGCCTCTGGCGCGATGCAGGCCGCCATAGACCACTTCGGCGGCCTCGATATCGTGGTCAACAACGCGGGCATCACGCGCGACGCGACGCTCAAGAAGATGACCGGCGACCAGTTCGACGCCGTCATCAACGTGAACCTGAAGGGCGTGTACCTGTGCACGCAGGCGGCCGTGCCGCACCTCGAAGCGCGCGGCGGGGGCGCGATCCTGAACGCCGCCAGCGTGGTCGCGCACAACGGCAACTTCGGCCAGACCAACTACGTGGCTACCAAGGCGGGCGTGATCGGGATGACGAAGACGTGGGCGCGCGAGCTGGGCCGCAAGGGCATCCGCGTCAACGCGGTCGCCCCGGGCTTCATCGCGACCGAGATGGTGCTGACGGTCCCGGAGAAGGTGCTCGACGGCCTGCGCGGCAAGACGCCGCTGGGCACGCTTGGCCAGCCCGACGACATCGCGGCGGCCTACGCCTTCCTCGCCTCCGACGACGCCGCCTTCATCACGGGCACCTGCCTCAACGTCGACGGCGGCCTCGTCCTCTAG
- a CDS encoding 3-oxoacyl-ACP synthase III family protein, protein MRRAQILGTGLYAPERVVPNAYFDEMYGEDVSSFLVERRNIRERRYAADDQATSDLVVEAARSALAASGVEASDLDLVIVATDTPDYLSPSTAAIVQHKLGAIGAGSFDVNTACAGFVTALDIANKYIASDDPERPQYRRVLVAGAYLMSRFIDYRHKNTATLFADGAGAVVLGPASGARGRDARGVLASDLETRGEFAEHMGIYVGGAAAPASLERVEAQEHLLQFREKFPREFNREAWSAVARRLADRIGVAVSDVDHWVFTQINVESIGEAMDALGQPMEKAVLVMDRYGYTGSACVPMALADADAQGRFRPGDLVVLIASGGGAAIAGLALRWGTD, encoded by the coding sequence ATGCGCCGCGCCCAGATTCTCGGCACCGGCCTGTACGCCCCCGAGCGCGTCGTCCCGAACGCCTACTTCGACGAGATGTACGGCGAGGACGTGTCCTCCTTCTTGGTCGAGCGCCGCAACATCCGCGAGCGCCGCTACGCCGCCGATGACCAGGCGACGAGCGACTTGGTCGTGGAAGCGGCCCGCTCAGCCCTGGCCGCCTCTGGCGTCGAGGCGAGCGACCTCGACCTCGTCATCGTCGCGACCGACACGCCCGACTACCTCTCGCCGTCGACCGCGGCGATCGTGCAGCACAAGCTGGGTGCGATCGGCGCGGGCTCGTTCGACGTCAACACGGCATGCGCGGGCTTCGTGACGGCGCTCGACATCGCCAACAAGTACATCGCGAGCGACGACCCCGAGCGGCCGCAGTACCGCCGCGTGCTCGTCGCCGGGGCCTACCTCATGAGCCGGTTCATCGACTACCGGCACAAGAACACCGCGACGCTCTTCGCCGACGGCGCCGGGGCGGTCGTGCTCGGTCCGGCCTCTGGCGCCAGAGGCCGGGATGCGAGAGGCGTGCTGGCGAGCGACCTGGAGACGCGCGGCGAGTTCGCCGAGCACATGGGGATCTACGTCGGCGGGGCCGCGGCGCCGGCCTCGCTGGAGCGCGTCGAGGCGCAGGAGCACCTGCTCCAGTTCCGGGAGAAGTTCCCCCGCGAGTTCAACCGCGAGGCGTGGAGCGCCGTCGCCCGCCGACTGGCGGACCGCATCGGCGTGGCCGTCTCGGACGTGGACCACTGGGTGTTCACCCAGATCAACGTCGAGAGCATCGGCGAGGCGATGGACGCGCTGGGGCAGCCGATGGAGAAGGCCGTGCTCGTCATGGACCGCTACGGCTACACCGGCAGCGCCTGCGTCCCGATGGCCCTCGCCGACGCCGACGCCCAGGGTCGCTTCCGGCCCGGCGACCTGGTCGTCCTGATCGCCTCGGGCGGCGGCGCGGCCATCGCCGGCCTGGCGCTCCGCTGGGGCACCGACTAG
- a CDS encoding sodium:solute symporter, protein MTDVAISWAFFLGYLALVGTAAFVGIRRVKSFTSFSVGDRKTSPVWVGLALAANLTSAATFVINPGLIYLYGLSGMLGYAVATPLGILLGLTVLTKAFRRVGDRTAALTVPQWIADRYGSRSLRFFFAGLSLLQITFLVLIVVGLTLVLSNVLALPTLGAMAIVIVIPLIYVMLGGASAHTLTNSVQALIMIAVALMLVGSGLDLLLGEPGLLARLAEISPVLAEPVNPESLLFRSPFEVFVANFVIGVAVITQPHVMSKALYLRDERDVNVYLGVGFVALTLFFSVLAIGLYARVTLTGDLLPPDQVVPTYLVEQFGPVARSVVTVGLVAAGFSTLEGLLVALSTIFANDVYSPLARSRGVAQETIERKSIGLSKLFLLALAPVVALLSWGQIQSPDLSVAILAQNGVYGLFAATFVPILFGVFVPRVTTWGVSAAAVAALVVHFGMYYGEIGPYWNNPAVPATFALLAAGAVASLSLLVARRPAEPAAA, encoded by the coding sequence ATGACCGACGTCGCCATCTCCTGGGCCTTCTTCCTGGGCTACCTCGCCCTCGTCGGCACGGCGGCGTTCGTCGGCATCCGGCGCGTGAAGAGCTTCACGTCGTTCTCGGTCGGCGACCGCAAGACGAGCCCGGTCTGGGTGGGGCTCGCGCTCGCGGCCAACCTGACCAGCGCGGCCACGTTCGTCATCAACCCGGGGCTGATCTACCTCTACGGCTTGTCCGGGATGCTGGGCTACGCCGTCGCCACGCCCCTGGGCATCCTGCTCGGGCTGACGGTCCTGACGAAGGCGTTCCGCCGCGTGGGCGACCGCACGGCCGCGCTGACGGTCCCGCAGTGGATCGCGGACCGCTACGGGAGCCGCTCGCTGCGGTTCTTCTTCGCGGGCCTCTCGCTCCTCCAGATCACGTTTCTCGTCCTGATCGTGGTCGGGCTGACGCTCGTGCTCTCGAACGTCCTGGCGCTGCCCACACTCGGCGCGATGGCGATCGTGATCGTGATCCCGCTGATCTACGTGATGCTGGGCGGCGCGAGCGCGCACACGCTGACCAACTCGGTCCAGGCGCTCATCATGATCGCCGTGGCGCTGATGCTGGTCGGCTCCGGCCTGGACCTGCTGCTCGGCGAGCCCGGACTGCTGGCGCGGCTGGCCGAGATCTCGCCCGTCCTGGCCGAGCCCGTCAACCCCGAGAGCCTTCTGTTCCGGAGCCCGTTCGAGGTGTTCGTGGCCAACTTCGTGATCGGCGTGGCCGTCATCACGCAGCCGCACGTGATGTCGAAGGCGCTCTACCTGCGCGACGAGCGCGACGTGAACGTCTACCTCGGCGTCGGCTTCGTGGCGCTGACGCTCTTCTTCTCCGTCCTCGCCATCGGCCTCTACGCCCGCGTCACGCTCACCGGCGACCTGCTCCCGCCCGACCAAGTGGTGCCGACCTACCTCGTCGAGCAATTCGGTCCCGTCGCCCGGTCGGTCGTCACGGTCGGCCTGGTCGCCGCCGGGTTCTCGACGCTGGAAGGGCTGCTCGTGGCGCTCTCCACCATCTTCGCCAACGACGTGTACTCGCCGCTGGCGCGGAGCCGCGGCGTGGCGCAGGAAACCATCGAGCGCAAGTCCATCGGGCTGAGCAAGCTCTTCCTGCTGGCGCTCGCGCCGGTCGTCGCGCTCCTCTCGTGGGGCCAGATCCAGAGCCCCGACCTGTCGGTCGCCATCCTGGCGCAGAACGGCGTCTACGGGCTGTTCGCGGCTACGTTCGTGCCCATCCTGTTCGGCGTCTTCGTGCCGCGCGTGACCACCTGGGGCGTCTCGGCCGCGGCCGTCGCCGCGCTCGTCGTCCACTTCGGGATGTACTACGGCGAGATCGGGCCGTACTGGAACAACCCGGCCGTGCCCGCCACCTTCGCGCTGCTGGCCGCGGGCGCCGTCGCCTCGCTCTCGCTGCTCGTCGCCCGCCGCCCGGCCGAGCCCGCCGCCGCATGA
- a CDS encoding long-chain fatty acid--CoA ligase — MTDAIRTDWLARQALYHGARPAVVWEPTGESLSFADLDRLGSALARALQERFGVDPGDRVAILAENSLEHVLLFVACQKSGAILVPLNYRLTGPELAYLVEDSDPTVVFVADACTLASDVQQVPLADVRPLAEGDATFAPQAPVTHDNPLMLLYTSGTTGRPKGAIYTHGMLVWNAVNSIHRLSLTPGDVSFNAAPFYHTGGWNVLLTPFFLAGGTTILLDRFDADALLRLCDARGITILWGVPTMLQMMAESPAFEDASLASVRYAIVGGEPMPAPLTRTWQAKGVPVRQGFGMTEVGVNCFSLPEADAVRKMGSIGFPNLFVDIRILDADGQEVATGETGELVFRGPVVTPGYWRNPEATAAAFTPDGWFRSGDLVRQDDEGYVYVVGRLKEMYISGGENVYPAEVEAVLREHPAVTEAAVIGVPDARWGEAGLAFVVVGAPLAPEALLAFCRERLAGYKVPRAVRFLDALPVGHSGKIQKTALTALVSDS; from the coding sequence ATGACCGACGCCATCCGCACCGACTGGCTCGCCCGACAGGCGCTCTACCACGGCGCCCGCCCTGCCGTGGTGTGGGAGCCGACGGGCGAGTCGCTCTCCTTCGCTGACCTCGACCGCCTCGGGAGCGCCCTCGCCCGAGCCCTCCAGGAGCGCTTCGGCGTCGACCCGGGCGACCGCGTGGCGATCCTCGCCGAGAACAGCCTGGAGCACGTGCTGCTCTTCGTGGCCTGCCAGAAGTCGGGCGCGATCCTGGTCCCGCTGAACTACCGCCTGACCGGCCCTGAGTTGGCCTACCTGGTGGAGGACAGCGACCCGACGGTCGTGTTCGTCGCCGACGCCTGCACGCTGGCCTCGGACGTTCAGCAGGTCCCGCTGGCCGACGTGCGGCCTCTGGCGGAGGGCGACGCGACGTTCGCGCCCCAGGCCCCGGTCACGCACGACAACCCGCTGATGCTGCTCTACACGAGCGGCACGACGGGCCGCCCCAAGGGCGCGATCTACACGCACGGGATGCTGGTGTGGAACGCCGTCAACTCCATCCACCGCCTGAGCCTGACGCCCGGCGACGTGTCGTTCAACGCGGCGCCGTTCTACCACACGGGCGGCTGGAACGTGCTCCTGACGCCGTTCTTCCTCGCGGGCGGCACCACCATCCTGCTCGACCGCTTCGACGCAGACGCACTGCTGCGCTTGTGTGACGCCAGAGGCATCACCATCCTGTGGGGCGTGCCGACGATGCTGCAGATGATGGCCGAGAGCCCGGCCTTCGAGGACGCCAGCCTGGCGAGCGTCCGCTACGCGATCGTGGGGGGCGAGCCGATGCCCGCACCGCTCACGCGCACCTGGCAGGCCAAGGGTGTGCCCGTCCGCCAGGGCTTCGGCATGACCGAGGTGGGCGTCAACTGCTTCTCGCTCCCCGAGGCCGACGCCGTCCGCAAGATGGGCTCGATCGGCTTCCCCAACCTGTTCGTCGACATCCGCATCCTGGACGCCGACGGACAGGAGGTGGCGACGGGCGAGACGGGCGAGCTCGTCTTCCGCGGGCCGGTCGTCACGCCCGGCTACTGGCGCAACCCCGAGGCGACCGCGGCGGCCTTCACCCCCGACGGCTGGTTCCGCTCCGGCGACCTGGTCCGCCAGGACGACGAGGGCTACGTGTACGTCGTCGGCCGCCTCAAGGAGATGTACATCTCGGGCGGCGAGAATGTCTACCCCGCCGAGGTGGAGGCCGTCCTGCGCGAGCACCCCGCGGTCACCGAGGCCGCCGTGATCGGCGTGCCGGACGCCCGCTGGGGCGAGGCCGGCCTCGCCTTCGTCGTCGTGGGCGCGCCTCTGGCGCCAGAGGCCCTCCTCGCGTTCTGCCGCGAGCGACTCGCCGGGTACAAGGTGCCCCGCGCGGTCCGTTTCCTCGACGCGCTCCCCGTCGGCCACAGCGGGAAGATCCAGAAAACCGCCCTCACCGCTCTCGTCTCCGACTCCTGA